One window of the Chitinophaga niabensis genome contains the following:
- a CDS encoding anhydro-N-acetylmuramic acid kinase → MNTNISRLYEISGKAERLIIGLMSGTSVDGLDVALCRFSGTGMDSRIELVAFETVPYGEEYKGEISSVFSKRNVDLEKVCLLNGWVAQQHAGIILQCLQKWGKKPAEVDLVASHGQTIFHAPKSLHKHAKFSNATLQIGDGDHMAVETGIITLSDFRQKHVAAGGEGAPLAAYGDFLIFSKKNENRIMLNIGGIANFTYLPGNLNADEVFCSDTGSGNTLMDAFTQKHYPGQYFDENSAIASKGTVHPALLNALKDHPFFQQPFPKTTGPELFNIAYLDKAIERSGATGISIEDTMATLNRFSAETITEAIKAVTKDGSGFHFYVSGGGMHNPLLMKNITELLPGCTFKSTKELHINPDAKEAVLFAVLANEAVCGGAINFGKGRNGIPNVSMGKVSFPG, encoded by the coding sequence ATGAATACGAACATTTCACGTCTTTATGAGATCTCTGGGAAAGCGGAGCGTTTGATTATCGGCTTAATGTCCGGTACTTCCGTGGACGGGCTGGATGTGGCCCTTTGCCGCTTTTCCGGTACCGGCATGGATTCCCGGATAGAACTGGTGGCATTTGAAACAGTGCCTTACGGGGAAGAGTACAAAGGGGAGATCAGCAGTGTGTTCTCCAAAAGGAATGTGGACCTGGAGAAAGTTTGCCTCCTGAACGGCTGGGTAGCGCAACAACATGCAGGCATAATCCTGCAATGCCTGCAGAAATGGGGTAAAAAACCCGCAGAAGTGGACCTGGTCGCCAGTCACGGGCAAACCATCTTCCATGCCCCCAAATCCCTGCATAAACATGCAAAATTCAGCAATGCTACCCTGCAGATCGGGGATGGCGACCATATGGCCGTAGAAACCGGCATTATCACCCTCAGCGATTTCCGGCAGAAACATGTAGCGGCAGGAGGGGAAGGAGCGCCGCTTGCAGCTTATGGCGATTTCCTCATCTTTTCAAAGAAAAACGAAAACCGCATTATGCTGAATATTGGCGGTATTGCCAATTTCACCTATCTGCCGGGTAACCTCAATGCAGATGAAGTGTTCTGCAGTGATACCGGTTCCGGTAATACGCTGATGGATGCCTTCACCCAAAAACATTACCCAGGGCAATACTTCGATGAAAATTCCGCCATTGCTTCCAAAGGAACAGTGCACCCCGCATTACTTAATGCACTGAAAGATCACCCTTTCTTCCAGCAACCCTTCCCGAAAACTACTGGCCCGGAATTGTTCAACATCGCTTATCTCGATAAAGCCATTGAAAGATCAGGTGCAACAGGCATCAGCATCGAAGATACCATGGCCACCCTTAACCGTTTTTCTGCAGAAACCATCACGGAAGCCATCAAAGCAGTTACAAAGGACGGCAGCGGTTTTCATTTTTATGTAAGCGGTGGTGGTATGCACAATCCACTGTTGATGAAAAACATCACGGAATTACTCCCTGGCTGCACCTTTAAAAGCACAAAGGAATTACACATCAACCCGGATGCGAAAGAAGCGGTATTGTTTGCAGTACTGGCCAATGAGGCGGTATGCGGAGGAGCTATTAATTTCGGAAAAGGAAGGAATGGTATTCCGAATGTATCCATGGGAAAAGTGAGTTTTCCGGGTTAG
- a CDS encoding DUF6268 family outer membrane beta-barrel protein — protein sequence MPKSFAISFLLLFLCISQRTFAQLPPSGITVNVDYLPASKYRKPIGEEKYEKTKASSSQQRVRFNGNFLLANKGDLASGNIRSWGITVNGSYTQMNNKGYEQKVIPGELLEIDAGIQHFRSLKNNWGLYSAVSVGLYTDMEKINGNDVFINGVAMFIKRKPKYAYGFGAGITNATGVPLILPGLFFQWQTGNKLKVNVTLPENISATYLLSQQTDLTLYFRPKFGVYDVENMPEGKRLMSFIQLPLGLEHTWHLKKLDLFYGGGIMPLRSFDYSDKSISGIFKNNPSHQLSTNVFLNAGVRWNFR from the coding sequence ATGCCAAAAAGTTTTGCCATAAGCTTTCTGCTGCTATTCCTATGCATCAGCCAGCGGACATTTGCCCAGTTACCACCTTCCGGTATCACTGTAAACGTTGATTATCTGCCTGCTTCCAAATACAGGAAACCGATAGGCGAAGAGAAATATGAAAAAACGAAAGCCTCTTCCTCCCAGCAGCGCGTTCGTTTTAACGGTAATTTCCTGCTGGCGAATAAAGGAGACCTGGCCTCGGGAAATATCCGCTCCTGGGGAATTACGGTGAACGGATCTTATACACAAATGAACAACAAAGGGTATGAGCAAAAAGTAATACCGGGCGAGTTGCTGGAAATAGATGCCGGTATTCAGCATTTCCGCAGCCTGAAGAATAACTGGGGCTTATATAGTGCCGTGTCCGTAGGCCTTTACACAGATATGGAAAAAATAAACGGCAATGATGTGTTTATCAATGGTGTGGCCATGTTCATCAAACGCAAACCCAAATACGCTTATGGTTTCGGTGCTGGTATAACCAATGCAACAGGCGTACCGCTTATATTACCCGGCCTGTTCTTCCAATGGCAGACCGGCAATAAACTGAAGGTGAATGTTACCCTGCCTGAAAATATCAGTGCTACTTACCTGCTCAGTCAGCAAACAGATCTTACCTTATACTTCCGTCCTAAATTTGGCGTCTATGATGTGGAGAATATGCCGGAAGGGAAACGGCTGATGAGTTTTATCCAGTTGCCTCTTGGGCTTGAGCACACCTGGCATTTGAAAAAGCTGGACCTCTTCTATGGCGGAGGTATCATGCCGCTCAGATCTTTTGACTATAGTGATAAAAGTATTTCCGGCATATTTAAGAATAACCCCTCTCATCAGCTTTCTACCAATGTATTCCTGAACGCAGGTGTTCGCTGGAACTTCAGATAA
- a CDS encoding DeoR/GlpR family DNA-binding transcription regulator produces the protein MLKRERQSFILRQVNLHNKVLSVDLCQEMDVSEDTIRRDLNEMAKQDKLIKVHGGALSKSFHLSIASDHVYALDSKKIIAMKACRLIKDGMFVLTTGGTTIIELAKALPPELSATFITVSLPAAYEYIHHPNIEVIFIGDRISKNSQISIGGGVVSKLNGIKADLCFLGTNSIDLKHGITDNDWEVVEVKKAMIEASDRVISLSITEKLNTTQRIKVCDLSKLTTLITEVDPQDQILKPYREAGIEIL, from the coding sequence ATGCTTAAAAGGGAACGTCAGTCATTTATCCTTCGCCAGGTGAATCTCCACAATAAGGTATTGTCGGTAGACCTGTGCCAGGAAATGGACGTTTCAGAGGATACCATCCGCAGGGACCTGAATGAAATGGCCAAACAGGATAAACTGATCAAGGTACATGGTGGAGCGCTCTCCAAATCATTCCACTTATCCATTGCTTCAGACCACGTATATGCATTAGACAGTAAAAAAATTATTGCCATGAAAGCATGCCGCCTGATCAAGGACGGTATGTTTGTACTCACTACCGGCGGTACCACCATCATAGAACTGGCCAAGGCGCTGCCGCCTGAGCTATCTGCTACTTTCATCACCGTTAGTTTACCCGCAGCTTATGAATATATCCACCATCCGAACATAGAAGTGATCTTCATTGGAGACAGGATCTCCAAGAACTCACAGATCTCCATCGGTGGCGGCGTAGTTTCCAAATTAAACGGCATCAAAGCAGACCTCTGCTTCCTGGGTACCAATTCCATTGATCTCAAACATGGCATCACGGATAACGACTGGGAAGTAGTGGAAGTAAAAAAGGCCATGATCGAGGCTTCAGACAGGGTCATTTCTCTTTCTATCACAGAGAAACTTAACACTACACAACGCATCAAAGTATGCGATCTTTCGAAGCTTACGACACTTATTACAGAAGTGGATCCGCAGGATCAGATTTTAAAACCATATCGGGAAGCCGGCATAGAGATTTTATAG
- a CDS encoding DUF1501 domain-containing protein, with protein MDKEFLEHGLNMNRRRFLSRLSLGLGSVALGSLLIPDLLNGGGAEEMGFPPGIPHFAPKAKRVIYLFQNGAPSQLETFDYKPMLRQMMGQELPASIRNGQRLTGMTSGQASFPLVGSFYDFKQYGQSRAWISDLFPYTAKVVDDICIIKSMYTEAINHDPALTFFQTGAQQGNRPSMGAWLSYGLGSENKNLPAFCVLLSRGKGNGQGVYSKLWTNGFLDSIHQGVQFSSGESPVLYLNDPAGMDSTGRRKMLDKLSELNQLSYDQFGDPEINTKIQQYEMAYRMQTAVPDITDLSKEPDDIIKLYGPNCLVPGTFASNCLLARKLSENGVRFVQLYHQGWDQHGNLPNEMAGQAKDVDQASAALITDLKQRGLLDETLVIWGGEFGRSNYSQGKWTADNYGRDHHPRCFSIWMAGGGVKPGIVYGETDDFGYNVTKDPVHVHDFQATVMNLLGLDHEKLIYKHLGRRYRLTDVAGNVITNLIA; from the coding sequence ATGGACAAAGAATTTTTAGAACACGGGTTGAATATGAATCGCCGGAGATTCCTTTCCCGTTTAAGCCTGGGATTGGGAAGCGTAGCATTGGGCTCGCTGCTGATACCTGATCTGCTGAATGGCGGGGGTGCAGAAGAAATGGGATTCCCTCCCGGCATTCCACACTTTGCGCCGAAAGCAAAAAGAGTGATCTACCTTTTTCAGAACGGCGCACCTTCCCAACTGGAGACCTTTGATTACAAACCTATGCTGCGCCAGATGATGGGGCAGGAATTACCTGCTTCTATCCGCAACGGGCAACGCCTTACTGGTATGACTTCCGGCCAGGCCTCCTTCCCGCTGGTAGGTTCTTTCTATGACTTCAAACAATATGGTCAGTCCAGAGCATGGATCAGCGACCTGTTCCCTTATACAGCCAAAGTGGTGGATGATATCTGTATCATCAAATCCATGTATACGGAAGCCATTAATCACGACCCTGCATTGACCTTCTTCCAAACCGGCGCCCAGCAAGGGAACCGGCCAAGTATGGGAGCATGGCTCAGTTATGGTTTAGGCAGTGAGAACAAAAACCTTCCTGCATTCTGCGTACTACTTTCCAGAGGAAAAGGGAACGGACAGGGTGTATATTCCAAACTCTGGACAAATGGTTTCCTGGATAGTATTCACCAGGGTGTTCAGTTCAGCAGCGGCGAAAGCCCTGTATTATACCTGAACGATCCGGCAGGTATGGATTCCACCGGACGCCGCAAAATGCTGGATAAACTCTCCGAGCTGAACCAGCTTTCCTATGATCAGTTCGGTGACCCAGAGATCAATACCAAGATCCAGCAGTACGAAATGGCTTACCGCATGCAAACGGCAGTGCCGGATATCACGGACCTTTCCAAAGAGCCGGATGATATTATCAAACTGTATGGTCCTAACTGCCTTGTTCCCGGCACCTTTGCTTCCAACTGTCTGCTGGCCCGCAAACTCTCCGAAAACGGGGTACGTTTTGTACAGCTGTATCACCAGGGATGGGATCAGCACGGCAATCTGCCCAATGAAATGGCAGGGCAGGCAAAAGATGTGGACCAGGCTTCTGCAGCACTGATCACTGACCTGAAACAACGTGGCCTCCTGGATGAAACACTGGTGATCTGGGGCGGTGAATTTGGCAGAAGCAATTACAGCCAGGGTAAGTGGACGGCAGATAATTATGGCCGTGATCACCATCCCCGCTGCTTCTCCATCTGGATGGCAGGCGGTGGTGTAAAACCGGGTATCGTATATGGCGAAACGGATGATTTCGGCTATAACGTTACCAAAGATCCTGTGCATGTGCACGACTTCCAGGCTACCGTAATGAACCTCCTTGGCCTTGACCACGAAAAATTGATCTATAAACACCTTGGCCGCCGCTATCGCCTTACAGACGTGGCTGGCAATGTAATCACCAATCTTATTGCATAA
- a CDS encoding PSD1 and planctomycete cytochrome C domain-containing protein, whose product MRQRLSVALAAICLLAYIACNRSGANKGAQTSKLPDEVDYNFHIRPILSDKCFTCHGPDANKREAGLRLDIGDSAFKALKETPGAFAFVPGKPHQSEVYKRITTEDTSLRMPPVNSNLALTEHEIDLIEKWIKQGAKYKPHWAFVAPQPVKPPVVDDEKWPRNEIDKFVLQGMENAGLKPNGEADKERLLKRACLDIIGLPPTVEMMDRFLADNSANAYEKIIDTLLAMPQYGEKMAIHWMDVARFADSHGYQDDNYRSQWPWRDWVIHAFNENLPYNKFVTWQLAGDLIPGATREQLLATGYNRNHKITEEGGVIDEEYRVEYVSDRTNSFAKSFLGVTMECAHCHDHKYDPFSQQEYYQLYAFFNNVKEVGLESTVGGPETFAKKPYMEISNEEVKGVLSFINKPDTNRLIVSVMGDQDTTVRKTYILNRGVYDAHGTEVFPGTPKSILSFNNATPNRLGLADWLFSPKNPLAARVFVNRMWQEVFGRGIVKTSGDFGMQGELPSHPALLDWLAVDFRTHGWDIKRLMKQMLTSATYRQSAVVPKEKLQKDPDNVWLSRAPRFRLPAELVRDLVLSSSGLLTKKIGGPSVKPYQPKGLWELATSGRGLLARYQQDHGESLYRRGLYTFIKRTVPPPSLMIFDGSNRDQCEIKRSNTNTPLQALVMLNDPQVLEASRVLAAKLMQEKSDPVEKAFRLIVCRKPSEKELALLQEYYKDQQQHYQGKPAEATKILNVGEYPLPEKANKPALAALMQVVTTIYNLEETLSKS is encoded by the coding sequence TTCAAAGCCCTGAAGGAAACACCGGGCGCTTTTGCATTTGTACCGGGCAAACCACACCAGTCTGAAGTATACAAACGCATCACTACCGAAGATACTTCCTTGCGCATGCCGCCGGTGAATTCCAACCTGGCACTTACAGAGCATGAAATAGACCTTATTGAAAAATGGATCAAACAGGGAGCGAAATATAAACCGCACTGGGCCTTTGTGGCACCGCAACCGGTAAAACCACCGGTAGTGGATGATGAAAAATGGCCGCGTAACGAAATAGATAAGTTCGTTCTGCAGGGTATGGAAAATGCCGGGTTAAAACCCAACGGGGAAGCTGACAAGGAAAGGCTGTTAAAACGTGCCTGCCTGGATATTATCGGGCTGCCGCCCACGGTTGAGATGATGGACCGTTTCCTGGCGGATAATAGCGCAAATGCCTATGAAAAGATCATAGATACCCTGCTGGCCATGCCACAGTATGGAGAGAAAATGGCCATACACTGGATGGACGTAGCGCGCTTTGCAGATTCCCATGGCTACCAGGATGATAACTACCGCAGCCAATGGCCCTGGCGTGACTGGGTGATCCATGCTTTCAACGAAAATCTTCCCTATAATAAATTCGTGACCTGGCAACTGGCCGGGGACCTCATCCCCGGCGCTACCCGCGAACAATTGCTGGCAACGGGTTATAACCGTAATCATAAGATCACGGAAGAAGGTGGTGTGATCGATGAAGAATACCGGGTGGAATATGTTTCAGACCGTACCAATTCATTCGCCAAATCATTCCTGGGTGTTACCATGGAATGCGCACACTGCCATGACCATAAATATGATCCTTTCTCTCAGCAGGAATACTATCAACTGTATGCCTTCTTCAATAATGTAAAAGAAGTAGGACTGGAATCTACAGTAGGCGGGCCGGAAACATTCGCCAAGAAGCCTTATATGGAAATCTCCAATGAAGAGGTGAAGGGTGTATTGTCCTTTATTAATAAACCGGATACCAACCGCCTGATCGTTTCTGTAATGGGCGACCAGGATACTACCGTGCGTAAAACGTATATCCTCAACCGTGGTGTGTATGATGCGCATGGAACAGAAGTATTTCCCGGCACTCCCAAATCTATTCTTTCCTTTAATAATGCCACGCCTAACCGGCTGGGACTGGCGGACTGGTTATTCAGTCCAAAGAACCCGCTTGCGGCCAGGGTATTTGTAAACCGTATGTGGCAGGAAGTATTCGGCAGAGGTATTGTTAAAACTTCCGGAGACTTTGGTATGCAGGGAGAACTCCCCTCCCATCCTGCCCTGCTGGATTGGCTGGCAGTGGATTTCCGCACACATGGATGGGATATTAAACGCCTGATGAAGCAAATGCTGACCTCTGCTACTTATCGTCAGTCTGCCGTTGTACCGAAAGAAAAATTGCAGAAAGACCCTGATAATGTATGGCTGTCCCGCGCACCACGTTTCCGCTTACCTGCAGAACTGGTAAGAGACCTGGTACTCAGCAGCAGTGGCCTGCTCACAAAAAAGATCGGTGGGCCGAGCGTGAAACCTTATCAGCCGAAAGGGTTGTGGGAACTGGCTACATCGGGCCGGGGGCTGCTGGCAAGGTATCAGCAGGACCATGGTGAAAGCCTCTACCGGAGAGGACTGTATACGTTCATCAAACGTACGGTGCCTCCACCTTCGCTGATGATCTTTGATGGCAGCAACCGCGATCAGTGTGAAATAAAACGTTCCAATACCAATACACCGCTGCAGGCTTTGGTGATGCTGAACGATCCCCAGGTGCTGGAAGCTTCCAGGGTATTGGCAGCTAAACTGATGCAGGAAAAAAGCGATCCGGTGGAAAAAGCATTCCGCCTCATCGTATGCCGCAAACCAAGTGAAAAAGAACTCGCATTACTGCAGGAATATTATAAGGATCAGCAACAGCATTACCAGGGTAAACCTGCAGAAGCTACAAAGATCCTGAACGTGGGTGAATACCCTTTGCCGGAGAAAGCAAACAAACCGGCACTGGCTGCATTGATGCAGGTGGTCACCACTATTTATAACCTGGAAGAAACCCTCTCTAAATCCTGA
- a CDS encoding c-type cytochrome domain-containing protein → MLKRLAENLLIAANIFILFLLVFYQHLHLPAWLQVIGRMHPLLLHFPIVLLILALVLDLLTIRSEQLAASLRPLIGHLWLAGALTAAITVIMGLFLSREEGYTGDMLAWHKWSGIAIVWLASLLYWYRYVRKSIMITGSALTLVSLAVAGHFGANLTHGSDFLLAPVTPQHSKVTVPIEQAVIFEHLVKPILEQKCLSCHNSDKAKGELLMETPAQILKGGKSGPLFIAGNPMASLMIERIHLPMEEKKHMPPTGKTQLSLQEIEVLQHWIRLGGDFRKTVTSLKKEDSLYILAAQLLKPEVSEDQFSFAAASEATIKKLSNNYRVIFPLSRNSPALIVNFYNKEQYSAKALEELLPLKTQIVELHLQKMPVKDAELSVIKQFSNLRKINLDFSAITGSTLQELTGLKHLRSLAISGTGVNLQNLQKLRASKSLEEVYCWNTPLTEKDWQQLAAVKNIRFEKGYDNRGQEPLKLNAPMVNNDHAIFLSKQTLAITHPIKGVEIRYTLDGSEVDSVNSPVYKDSITVDSSFTVKAKAYKTGWYGSDAIEARFLKTTYKPDSSVLLKPANEKYQGEGPKTFWDLQTGNFDISSGKWLGFRFTEMELLMLFKQPVNVQQITLNTMRNTRAYIFPPTKVEIWGGPEPSKMRLLKKVQPTIPGKDDPNMMSGIKCEFPAQEVSCIRIVAVPLAKLPQWHDGKGKPAWIFIDEILVN, encoded by the coding sequence ATGTTGAAAAGACTGGCCGAAAATCTATTGATCGCTGCAAATATTTTTATCCTTTTCCTCCTGGTGTTTTATCAGCACCTGCATTTACCTGCATGGTTGCAGGTGATAGGCAGAATGCATCCCCTGCTGTTACACTTCCCTATCGTATTACTGATCCTTGCGCTGGTATTGGACCTGCTGACCATACGCAGTGAACAGCTTGCTGCTTCGCTAAGGCCGCTGATCGGTCATCTCTGGCTGGCCGGAGCACTTACGGCTGCCATTACGGTGATCATGGGTTTATTCCTCTCCCGCGAAGAAGGTTACACAGGAGATATGCTGGCCTGGCATAAATGGTCCGGCATCGCTATCGTGTGGTTAGCCTCCCTGTTATACTGGTACCGCTATGTGAGAAAATCCATCATGATAACAGGCAGCGCACTGACATTGGTAAGTTTAGCAGTAGCAGGGCATTTTGGTGCGAATCTCACACATGGAAGTGATTTCCTGCTGGCGCCGGTTACTCCGCAACATTCCAAAGTAACTGTACCTATAGAACAGGCTGTGATCTTTGAGCACCTGGTAAAACCCATCCTTGAGCAAAAATGCCTCAGCTGCCATAATTCTGATAAGGCAAAAGGCGAACTGCTGATGGAAACACCTGCACAGATCCTGAAAGGTGGAAAGAGCGGGCCTTTGTTCATTGCCGGCAACCCCATGGCCAGCCTGATGATAGAACGCATCCATCTGCCGATGGAAGAAAAGAAACACATGCCCCCTACAGGCAAAACACAACTCAGCCTGCAGGAGATAGAAGTACTGCAACACTGGATCCGTTTAGGTGGTGATTTTAGAAAGACGGTAACTTCTCTGAAGAAAGAAGACAGCTTATATATTCTGGCAGCGCAGTTGTTAAAACCTGAAGTATCAGAAGATCAGTTCTCTTTTGCTGCAGCCAGCGAGGCAACTATAAAAAAACTGAGCAATAATTACCGGGTGATCTTTCCTTTATCCAGGAACTCACCTGCACTGATCGTTAACTTCTACAACAAAGAACAATACAGTGCGAAAGCATTGGAAGAACTGCTTCCTTTGAAAACACAGATCGTGGAATTACACCTGCAGAAAATGCCGGTGAAAGATGCAGAACTATCTGTCATCAAACAATTCAGCAATCTGCGGAAGATCAATCTTGATTTCTCTGCCATCACCGGCAGTACACTGCAGGAACTCACAGGACTTAAACACCTGCGTTCACTGGCTATTTCCGGAACCGGCGTCAACCTGCAAAACCTGCAGAAACTAAGGGCCAGCAAAAGCCTGGAAGAAGTGTATTGCTGGAATACGCCGCTTACAGAAAAAGACTGGCAGCAATTAGCTGCAGTAAAAAATATCCGCTTCGAGAAAGGGTATGATAATCGCGGCCAGGAGCCATTGAAACTGAATGCGCCCATGGTCAACAATGATCATGCTATCTTCCTGAGCAAACAAACACTGGCCATTACACATCCTATCAAGGGCGTGGAGATCAGGTATACGCTGGATGGCTCTGAGGTGGACAGTGTGAACTCACCTGTTTATAAAGATTCCATCACAGTAGATTCCAGTTTCACAGTAAAAGCAAAAGCGTATAAAACCGGCTGGTACGGCAGCGATGCTATAGAAGCACGTTTCCTGAAAACTACCTACAAACCGGATAGCTCCGTATTGCTGAAACCTGCTAATGAAAAGTACCAGGGAGAAGGCCCCAAAACATTCTGGGACCTGCAGACGGGCAATTTTGATATCAGCAGCGGCAAATGGCTGGGCTTCCGGTTCACTGAAATGGAGCTGTTAATGTTATTCAAACAGCCCGTGAACGTGCAGCAGATCACACTGAATACCATGCGCAATACACGTGCATATATCTTCCCGCCAACCAAGGTGGAAATATGGGGTGGTCCGGAGCCTTCTAAAATGCGTTTACTGAAGAAAGTGCAACCCACGATACCGGGTAAAGATGATCCGAATATGATGTCGGGCATCAAATGCGAATTCCCCGCACAGGAAGTAAGCTGCATCAGGATCGTAGCGGTGCCTTTAGCAAAACTGCCCCAGTGGCATGATGGCAAAGGCAAACCAGCCTGGATATTTATAGATGAAATATTGGTGAACTGA
- a CDS encoding 6-bladed beta-propeller yields the protein MDRRNFIQASALIAGSFYISKDLFAKDNGAVYGHNNMRYRMDNKWGNLDPSKYPVKDCHEMVQDKKGRIILLTNETKNNILIYNKSGKLLNSWGHEFPGAHGLTLAHDHLYITDTDKHQVFKTTLDGKILLTINFPEESGVYKEAKAFVPTETTVADNGDFYIADGYGSQYILHYNAEGKLQSFFGGRGKEDKHLDNAHGICIDKRNGTPTLLVTDRTRNCFKRFSMAGELIEVIPLPGACVCRPVIKGDHLYAAVLRSPDLGKENSGFVTILDKNNKVVSNIGGTAPEYKDGKLQPMLQAEKIFANPHDVCVDDEENIYVAQWASGKVYPYKFKRV from the coding sequence ATGGATAGAAGGAATTTTATACAGGCATCCGCGTTAATAGCCGGTAGTTTTTACATCAGCAAAGATCTGTTCGCAAAAGACAATGGCGCTGTTTATGGCCATAACAACATGCGCTACAGGATGGACAATAAATGGGGCAACCTGGACCCATCCAAATACCCCGTAAAAGATTGCCATGAAATGGTGCAGGATAAAAAAGGACGCATCATCCTGCTTACCAATGAAACAAAGAACAATATCCTCATCTATAACAAATCCGGCAAACTGCTCAACAGCTGGGGCCATGAATTCCCCGGTGCGCATGGCTTAACGCTGGCGCATGATCATCTCTACATAACGGATACGGATAAACACCAGGTGTTTAAAACCACACTGGATGGTAAAATATTACTGACCATTAACTTCCCGGAAGAAAGCGGCGTATACAAAGAAGCAAAAGCTTTTGTACCCACTGAAACCACCGTGGCAGACAATGGCGACTTTTACATTGCAGATGGTTACGGCTCCCAGTACATCCTGCATTATAATGCCGAAGGAAAACTGCAAAGCTTTTTCGGCGGAAGAGGAAAAGAAGATAAACACCTAGATAATGCACACGGCATTTGCATAGACAAACGTAACGGTACTCCTACCCTGCTGGTTACGGACCGTACGCGCAATTGCTTTAAACGCTTCAGCATGGCAGGAGAATTAATAGAAGTGATACCATTGCCAGGTGCATGCGTATGTCGCCCGGTGATCAAAGGAGATCATCTCTATGCCGCAGTATTACGTTCTCCTGATCTTGGTAAAGAAAACAGTGGTTTTGTTACCATCCTGGATAAAAACAACAAAGTAGTTTCCAATATCGGTGGCACTGCACCTGAGTATAAAGATGGTAAACTGCAACCTATGTTGCAGGCAGAAAAGATCTTTGCCAATCCGCATGATGTATGTGTGGATGATGAAGAAAATATTTATGTAGCGCAATGGGCTTCCGGGAAAGTATATCCCTATAAATTCAAACGGGTATAG